The DNA sequence AGTCTATCGTTTCGCCCGCAATACTCATATTATCCGTGTTCATCACCCCATGGATGAAGCCCACCCGCATCCAATCGACGATCAAGTCAATCTGCTGATCCATCACGGTTTCAAGCAATCCAAGCGTCGGATTTTCAGCATTTTTCAGGTCGGGATAATGTCGATCAATGGTATAATCAATCAATGCCTGAAGCTCTTCTAAAGTGCGGACATTTCGGGCATATTCGAAGGTCCCAACCCGCAGATGACTGCCTGCAACTCGGGTCAAAATAGCTCCATCATGATGCTCTCCACGGAACACTTTTTCACCCGTAGCTACCACTGCCAAGCTACGGGTGGTCGGGATGCCCAAATGATGCATCGCCTCACTAATCAGGTATTCGCGCAACATGGAATAGAGCGTCGCTCGTCCATCACCCTGACGGGAATAAGGCGTCCGACCTGCGCCCTTCAACTGAATATCCACTCGTTTTTGATCGGGCGTAACCTGTTCTCCCAACAAGATCGCACGGCCATCACCCAACATCGTGAAATGTCCAAATTGATGCCCCGCATAGGCTTGTGCCAAAGGCTGAGCCCCTGCAATCAATTGGTTTCCTGATAGGTATTCAGCAATAGAGGTTTGAAAATTAAGCCCTAATGTATCGGCTAATTTCTCATTATAAAGCACTGTTTTTGGGGCGGCAACAGGCACAGGCGATTGAAAGCTATAAAAAGAAGCGGGAAGATTTTTATAGGTATTTTCCAGATGGAATTTGTGGTCGGTGGTAGGCATTTTAAGGTTTTGGTTTTATGGTATATTAAAGATAGGGAAATTTTCCATAAACCTCATACCTGTCTTTGGTTCAAGCGTCTCGCTTGGATCAAAGTAATTTGTGCAGTGTTAAGGACCATGATTAAAAGGATTACCATGATTTTCTTATTTTACAGTAGGTGTTGATATTAACAGTAACCTTAATCCATAATAAATTGCTATCCATTTTTTAGTCCAAGCGAGACGCTTGAACTAAAAAATACTTCCATACTTTACCTCAACCGTTCCCCAATCCTCATGGCAATTGATGTTCCCACAAAAACATTATAATCCCTCAAATTATTTTCCTTCTCAAAAATCATATCCCTGCTTTGCAACCAGCGTCCTTCCAACCGACAGATAATGTGATCACTCGGCAAATAATCGATATTGAACGATAGCCCTGCGGTTTGAAAACCATCGGGGGAAATGGAAGAAATAATCACTTCCTTTTCATCATAAAAATACTCGCCACGCACCGCCATCTGCCATTTTTCATGCAGACGATATTGAGCAATCAGCGTCGGCACCCACCAAATATGATAGTCCTCACTACCCTTTTCTTGTTGTTGAATACCGATATCAAAGCCTGTGGTCAAGGAGAATTTCGACCAATGAAACTGTAAATAAAGATCATTGAAATACCGCATCCGTCGTTCGGCATCAGGGAAATCAGAACCGATAAAAGTGCTCCAATTCACCATCACTTTCTTCGAAAATTGATATTGTACCTGCGTACCGAAAGACGGCAAGGAATTGCCTTCCACCCGGGTGATTCTCTGCCAACCATTGACCACCAATCCCGCCAAAGTCAATCGCTCGGTAGGGTTAAACGTCAGCTTGACGCCTGTCAGAAAATAGGGAGAGTTCTCCGCCGACAAAGAACGTGTCATCGTCGGGTTGTCCATCGCAAAAGGGTTTTCAAAACCAATATGTGAAGGCATAATGCCCGCATCCAGCCAAAGGCTGTTTTTGTTATTCAAAGAAATCCCAACATTGGCTTCAAAGACATTTTTCAGCAAATCCTGTTCCGCCGCATAGTTATCCTGCGGATAGGTTCCTGCCTGAACCGCCAGCTTTGCCCGATACTTCTCATGGTCTAAATCCACCCGAATCAGCCCCATATTCACATTGAACTCATTATGCCGATTGTGATTAAAGAAGAAAGGCTGTCGGACTCCCCCTTCGGGTTCATTGAAGTCATAAACATAAAAGCTTTCCGCATAAGCCCCGAGGGTCAGCTGATAGCTTTGTGGTTCATCTTGTGCTTTTGCTTCGAGGAATGAAATACACAGGAGCAATAAGAGGAGAAGGTGTCGGCGGGTTGGGGTCATCGAGTATAAAAATTAGGCTGTTGTTTATATTGTCCACAGATTATTTATTGCATTGAAAATCAATCGCATCTCATTCTAATTAAAGTGAAATTTGATCGAAGGTTTTGTATTTCAATAACAATTGCCTGTTAAAACCACTCACCCCATTGAAGCACAGTACCAAACCATTTTAATGGTTTTCTGTATGGTAGCCCATTGCTTTAGCTGTGGGCAAGGATAGATTTTAGACAGGACATGCCGTAGCTCCACAGCATGCCCTGGTATTACAATAATGGAAATATCACGGCACACGGAACCGCATCCCCACATAAAATTCCCGTCCACGGGTCGGGCCCCAAACCGAGCTCGTATCGAAATAAGGGCCAAAAGGATCCTGCCAACCCACAATCGGCTGTTTCTGACGAAAATCAAAAATATTCTCGCAACCACCATAAAACTCAAATTGCTTGAAATTGTAGGTGAACTGCATATTGACCGTCGTGAAAGGGTCCGAATAATCGGGGCGCTGAAACTCCACAGGATTACTTTGGGTGTTGGGCAATCGCTGTCGATCATACCAATGAATATTCATATCGATATGATATTTTTGGGATAAAGGTTTATATCCGAGCGTGGTAACCGTCTTGTGTTGTGGGTTGAAAGGTAACGCCACTTTTTCGCCTTCAATCTCTCGGTACACATCTAAATAGCGGTAGCCCGTTTTGAACTCAAACTGTTGCCATAGCTTGACGAAAAATTCCAGCTGAAAGGCATTGCTCACGCTTTTGCCGTCAAAGTTTTCAATCCGTGCTTCGGTCGGCGAACTGTCGTAATCGGGAAAGATCTGATTATTGAAATCCGTTCGGTAAAGGTCTGCACTGACAAAACCCGACGCTTGATCATTCTCGAATTTTTGAGTAAAATTAAGCCCTGTATTCAATGCCTGTTCAGGTTTCAGATCTGAAGCGAAGATAACATTTCGAGAGCTTGCCAACAGGTTGATGTTCTCACTGAAAATATTCGCCGTACGCCATCCTGTCCCTACATTCGCACGGATCACACTGTTTGGTGAAACATCATATTTCAACAGCGTGCGAGGCGTAAATAGCCAACCAAATTGATTGTGATGATCCATCCGAACACCTGCCAACCACGTCAATTTCCCATCAAACAACTTCAGTGTATTTTCGATAAATCCCCCTGCAATATGTTCATCCTTCAGATACTGACCGTCATAGGTTCGGTTCAAGGTATTGTCAGTAAAAGCGATTTGCTCTGACAAATTCAGATGTCGGTAGCTGAAGCCTGTCTTTAGTGAATGGTCCGCATAATTCAACTCATATTGAATATTTCCATAGAAATTGGTTTGTTGAGCATCATATTTTACCGTTCCGAAATAGGCATTTTGATCCTGATAAAAGCTCGACGCCATCAACACAAAATGATGTTGGTCATTCAATCGAAACCCTGTTTTTGTCCAAACCTCGGGCTGTTGCATATTCACCAACTGACCATAAACAGCCGTACTTCCCTGATCTGTTTTTTCGTTGAAATTCACCTGACCACCGACCCGCTGTTCGTCCACATAGCGCAGACCTACCCGACTATGCCACCCCCAATCACGCTCATTGCCATACTGCAAATCATTGGAAATCAAATAACGACGGATTTTGGGAACATCTAAAAACTGATCCCCATCTCGATCAAAATCATTCGCAGGAAAAACCGCATGAACCGCCGTCAGATTGCTCCACTTGCCTTTCTTCAAGCTAAAATGCGTATTCAACTGTTTTTCAGAAAAGCTATTGACATAGGCATTGAAGAAAAATTTGTCCGACTCTGAAGGTTTCAGGGTCGCCACATTGATCTGCCCGCTGATGCTTTCAAAACCTTGTAGAACACTGTTCGCTCCCTTGGATATCGAGATATTTTCGACCAACGTCCCAGGAATACTGCTGATGCCATAGGTATAACTCAAACCTTGAATCATCGGTAGCCCATTGACCAACACTTGATTGTAAACCCCTGAAAGTCCTAAAATACGCAACTCCTTGGCATTGGTCACCACATTGGTCGTTTGGGGCTGAATGGCGATCTGCGTCTCGAAGCAACCCGCCAAATCACAACAAGCCGATTTACCCAACTCCGTTCGGGTGATCTGTTGCGTTTTGATTGGCGTCAGGTTGGACATGATCACCCCATCCCGCTGCTCGGAAACCACCACTTCATCCAAAACCTTGGAGGCCTGTAATTGAAAACTCACCGACTTTTGATTGCTGATCGTGATTGTATCGGCAAAATAGCCCATATAGGTCGCCACCAGCTTTTGATGCGATGGGTCGATCGATTTTATCGAAAATTGACCATGTTCATCGGTCATGGTGCCCGTGGTGGTATTGAGCCAAAACACGCTCGCACCCACCAAAGGCTGTCGATTTTTATCAGTAACCGTCCCCTCGATCGCCTGCGCAAACAAAACATAAGGGCACAACAAACTGACAATGAATAAGAATTTTTTCATTGTTGAAAAGATTGGAAAGGAAAAGGGTGCGAGATAAATTTGGTTCAAGCGTCCCGTTTGGATCAAATTCAAAATCGCATTCCATAGTCCAAGCGGGACGCTTGAACTAAGAAAAATACCCTATGCTTTACATAAATTTATTGCTTAACCTTATAAGGGCGATCGTTCGGGTTTTTACAACCACTGGTGTTCTGAATCACCGCATTGATTTGTTTTTCGCTCACTACCGCAGGATCAAAAGTGATTTCAAAAGTAGAAGTAGGACCCGATTTTACGGCTTTGCAAGAGCTCACCCCTTCCAATCCTTCCACATTATTGGCGATCGTTTTCAGATCTGAGGAACAGGTAACACCCTTTACTTTGGTCTTAATGGTTTTAGTGCTCTCGGCTACTTTTTCGATAAGGTTGGTAGAGGAGGCAAAGGTATTCGCAGGAAAAGCGAACAATAGGGCGATGATGCAAATATTGAAATATTTCATTTTTTCTGATTTTTGTTGGTTGATCGTTTCGTTGGCTGAATGCCGAAACGGTTAGAATTGCCCATAAATTATTGAATGTACATCTCGGTACGGACGTTGCATGCAACGTCCCTACAATAGCATTTTGGACACACAAGATTTTCGTGCTGAGGCGAAATCAACCAAGCTTGGGCGGTTGCCAAAAATCAGGAAAGAATTGAGAAAAAAGAGTGGGAACCAATCCCTTCAATTCATCAGTAGGCATCAAAAGTTCTTCAAACCGAAAAATCGAAAGTTCTGAAAAAAAGAACGGGCAACAGGAACAGCATACATGGAAAGGGTTGCAAACACCTGGGCTTTCCTCTTGATGATGATCCGCTGAATCGTTATCAGATCCTGTTTGACATTCACTTACGCCCCCACAGCATTCCACCTGCACATCTGATGCAGAATTTTCGGCATAGGCCATTGGATTTCCCGAAAGAAACAAAGTCGTGAGGGTCAATATGTAAATGAGGATCTTCATTTGCTAATGCAAATTTAATGAAGATCGGGGAATTATTGCAAGGGGAAGTGATTTTTAGATGTGATAACATTAGATATAATTTTCAATCCAATAACTATAATCAGCCAAAATCTGCCCCTCCTTTGATGCTTGATCTAAGGCTTGAAATTCGAAAAGCTGTAAAGAAAATACTTTACCTGACGCTACACTCCTTACCTCAGCAAACAAATTTGAACATTGCTCAACATTGTTATCAAAACCGATTAACTCAAAAACTTGTCTTCCATTAGGCGTATCAGCCCCATAATCTGAATATAAAAAATCCCACGCTACACCTGTTACTTTCAATGGTAATTTTACATTCTTTTTAATGTACTCCAGATATTTTATCAAAGTGCCCGTTGAAACAACCAATGAACTATCTTGAATTATTTCGGAAATTCTTATTTCTTCTTCCTCCATATTTTTTCCAAATATTTAATACTGCCTTAGTTCCATTATTACTCCAAAATCCTAAGATAAATCAGCCTATTTTCTTTTTCCTTTATTGTTATGATCTCCCAAATGGGCTTATGCCCCTTTTTACTTGGGCGAAATGACTGATACTCGACACCTCTTATATCATCATAAGTTGCTGTAAATTGTATTTCTTTCTCAGAATATCTTGGCTTACCCGATCTAATATCAAACATTTCAGGGGCATCCTTTATATAGTTTGGAGAACTCAAAAAACGACTCATTAACCTTTCTTTATCTTCCGCTGAGATTTCCAATTCAAATTGATGAGAATAATCCATTAAACTTGAAACATCATTATATTCCAATTCAAAATCATGTAACAACTCAATATTATGTTCAGCCAAACAAGCCTTAACATCAGACTTAAAAAATAAATAATCTTCAATAAATAATGCAAAAACAACCAATGTGATGATCAGAACCATTAGGTTGGAAGTAAATTTCACTGCTTTTTTCATGAAATCCAGGTATAAAAAATCCAAAAATAACACTTATAAGATAATAAAATTTAGAACAAAAAAAGAGGCCATCCACCGACAGCCTCTTCTTTCTCAACACATTAATATTCTTATTTCAAAACACCCTCTTCTTCCGCAACGGCTTCAGGCTGTTTAAATTCTTTGAAACAAGCAAATCCAATCAACAACACTGTCAAAATCGAGCAAACCAAACCGATAGGCTCACCGATGGCGTAGCTTGGTGGGTTGAAGGCAAACTTGATCGTGTGCTTTCCTGCAGGAATCATCATTGCGCGCAAAACATAGTTGGCACGGAAGTGTGGTGTTTCCTGTCCGTCGATCGTTGCCGACCAACCAGGCTGATAGTACATTTCACTGAATACCGCCAAGGCTTCTGAACTGCTGTTCGACTCATAAGTCATGTGCATTGGGTGGTATTCGGTCAGCTTGATGCTCGATGCAGGATCAAATTTATAATCGGTTTTCACCACATCAGCAAAGCGTTGATCGACGATGGCTTCTTGTTTTGGATTGATATTATCCAGTGCTTTCATCTCGGCATCGGCATTGGCAACGATCTTAACGGTCGGCACAAACCAGGCATGTCCACAAGCCTGAGGGTTTACCTGCACTTGTGGCTGTTTGGTTTTCTGATCAGGAACGATGAAATATTTGGTGTTGAGCATGTTCAAAACGCCCATATTATTTTTGGCAATTTGTCCTTCGATCAGTTCCTGATAACGTCCGAGTTTGATCGCGCTATATCCGCCAATAGATTTATGGTGATAGGACGTTACACCATCGTTGAATGTGTTGGTCGCCAAATTGAACACCCTGAAATCAGGATCTTTGTCGGTATTGATCTGCTGATCAATTGGCGTTGGCGCAAACAACTGACGCGTATAAGCCTTCACATCTTTGAAATCATCAGCATTCAAATAGCGTAAGCCCACGCCAACCAAATCAAACAACATCAGCACACATAAACCGCCTGTAACGATTTTAACAGACAATTTCTCTACGGCCAGAGCCCACAGGCCTGCACCTGTCAAAAGAATTAAAATCAAGGAACGGAAAGCATCTCCACGCAACAAAGACGCGCGATCATCCTGAATGGCGGTGATCAACCAGGCAGGCAAGCCCATTGAACCATCTTTCGGCCCACGGAACGACATCATGGCACTGGCCACAATCGCCAACAGGCACAATCCACCTACGACGATGGTCGTATTTTTCAACCCTTTGATGAAATCAGTTTTGGAGATCTGACCGTCCAAAAAGCGTTGGATGGCCAAAACACCCAAGAAAGGGAAGATCAACTGTGCGATCGAAAGAATCATGGTGACCGATCGGAATTTGTTGTAAAGCGGCACAACATAAAAGAAGAAGTCGCTTAACAAAGGGAAGTTTTTACCCATCGACAGGAAGATCGACAGCAAAGCCAACACCACGGCCCACCATTTTAAAGATCCTTTGATGGTGAATAATCCCAACACAAAAAGGAACACCACAATCGCCCCGAAGTAAACAGGACCTGCTGTAAATGGCTGATCGCCCCAATACATCGGCAAGGCGTTCACAAACTGATCGGCCTGCGCACGCGGCACCTGATTTTTGATCAGTGTCTGATAGGTTTCAGAATCTTTAGATAACGATTCATGTGAGCTTCCGCCATAGAAATAAGGGATCAAAGTGGTGATCGGCTCGATCACGCCGTTGCTCCATGCGAACACATAATCCTTGTCCAGTCCACCGCCTTCGTGTTGTTTGGCGGTCAATTCGGATGTTCCACGAGTTGTCGATGGTGCCAAATTCGCTGTGGACCACAAGCGAACCACATTGGAGCCAATCGCCAACATCGCTGCCACAACCAAGAAAACGGAAGGCTTGATGAAAGCAGCCCATTGCTTGCTACGAATCGCTTTAACCAACTCCACAATACCAATCCCGAGGATCATGTACAGCAAATAATAGTTGATCTGAATATGTCCGTAGTAAACCTGCATTCCCAAAAAGAAGGCCGTCATGGCCGCACCCGACCAGTATTTACCACGATAGGTCATGAATACCCCTGCCAAAACAGGTGCCATATAAACCATGTCATAAACCTTGTTTATATGCCCCGCCTCGAGGCTAATCAGGCTAAAGGTGGAAAAAGCATAGGCAGCAGCACCTGCAAAAGACAGCCAGGGGTTCACGCCAAAACTGACCAGCAGGATATAAAAACCCACAAAACCCAGAAACACCAAAAGCGCCGAATCTGGAAAAAGGGCCTTTATGCCCACATGCACTTTCTGAAAGAGGTTCTGCTCCGAGCTCATGAAGTTGGGCATGCCACCGAAAGAACTGTTAGTCCACAGGATTTCCTCCCCATTTTTACTGTACAGTTCAGACTCATGGGCGGCCCCTTTGAACTGTATCACATCGGATTGTAAAAGTTCTTTTCCACTGAGCGTTGGCCCGAAGTAGATTAAGGTAATGATCAAAAATGCCCCCACCGATAGCAGGTGTGGCCAAAGCTTATTCCAATTCATCGAAAAATGGTCAATTGTTAAAGTTATATTTTTTCCTCCGTCAAGAAGTCGGTTTTTCAATCAGCTAAGATAAAGACCTTCCCACGAAAAGCGGAATAGATCATCAATTTATTCCGCAAACTACCTTATAATATCATAGAATCAGTTTCAATGACTGACAAAAATCAGCTAAAGAGCCAAATTTTTTAACTTAACTTTGATATCGGTTTAATACCATGAACTTATATAGACATCATCCCATTTTTAGTTATTGCTTAGTAAATAATATCCCATGAAAAAAATAGCAGTTCTTACCTCAGGAGGAGATGCGCCAGGCATGAATGCGGCGCTAAGGGCGGTAGTGCGTGCAGCCACTTACTA is a window from the Persicobacter psychrovividus genome containing:
- a CDS encoding protein adenylyltransferase SelO codes for the protein MPTTDHKFHLENTYKNLPASFYSFQSPVPVAAPKTVLYNEKLADTLGLNFQTSIAEYLSGNQLIAGAQPLAQAYAGHQFGHFTMLGDGRAILLGEQVTPDQKRVDIQLKGAGRTPYSRQGDGRATLYSMLREYLISEAMHHLGIPTTRSLAVVATGEKVFRGEHHDGAILTRVAGSHLRVGTFEYARNVRTLEELQALIDYTIDRHYPDLKNAENPTLGLLETVMDQQIDLIVDWMRVGFIHGVMNTDNMSIAGETIDYGPCAFMNAYDPKTVFSSIDTQGRYAYGNQPNIALWNIVAFANALLPLIADDEDQSIEKAQKVIDGFKAKFSQKWTQMMFGKLGLRQVEDKDKSLVDRLLALMEKYKADYTQTFLALHEDRDLDTPLFQAEDFKQWKEDWHRFSPDKSWMKKYNPNIIPRNHWVENALNSAVEGDMQPFNELMERLSQPYGEHPEGVRFEVMDGGIDSGYQTFCGT
- a CDS encoding porin, with the protein product MTPTRRHLLLLLLLCISFLEAKAQDEPQSYQLTLGAYAESFYVYDFNEPEGGVRQPFFFNHNRHNEFNVNMGLIRVDLDHEKYRAKLAVQAGTYPQDNYAAEQDLLKNVFEANVGISLNNKNSLWLDAGIMPSHIGFENPFAMDNPTMTRSLSAENSPYFLTGVKLTFNPTERLTLAGLVVNGWQRITRVEGNSLPSFGTQVQYQFSKKVMVNWSTFIGSDFPDAERRMRYFNDLYLQFHWSKFSLTTGFDIGIQQQEKGSEDYHIWWVPTLIAQYRLHEKWQMAVRGEYFYDEKEVIISSISPDGFQTAGLSFNIDYLPSDHIICRLEGRWLQSRDMIFEKENNLRDYNVFVGTSIAMRIGERLR
- a CDS encoding TonB-dependent receptor produces the protein MKKFLFIVSLLCPYVLFAQAIEGTVTDKNRQPLVGASVFWLNTTTGTMTDEHGQFSIKSIDPSHQKLVATYMGYFADTITISNQKSVSFQLQASKVLDEVVVSEQRDGVIMSNLTPIKTQQITRTELGKSACCDLAGCFETQIAIQPQTTNVVTNAKELRILGLSGVYNQVLVNGLPMIQGLSYTYGISSIPGTLVENISISKGANSVLQGFESISGQINVATLKPSESDKFFFNAYVNSFSEKQLNTHFSLKKGKWSNLTAVHAVFPANDFDRDGDQFLDVPKIRRYLISNDLQYGNERDWGWHSRVGLRYVDEQRVGGQVNFNEKTDQGSTAVYGQLVNMQQPEVWTKTGFRLNDQHHFVLMASSFYQDQNAYFGTVKYDAQQTNFYGNIQYELNYADHSLKTGFSYRHLNLSEQIAFTDNTLNRTYDGQYLKDEHIAGGFIENTLKLFDGKLTWLAGVRMDHHNQFGWLFTPRTLLKYDVSPNSVIRANVGTGWRTANIFSENINLLASSRNVIFASDLKPEQALNTGLNFTQKFENDQASGFVSADLYRTDFNNQIFPDYDSSPTEARIENFDGKSVSNAFQLEFFVKLWQQFEFKTGYRYLDVYREIEGEKVALPFNPQHKTVTTLGYKPLSQKYHIDMNIHWYDRQRLPNTQSNPVEFQRPDYSDPFTTVNMQFTYNFKQFEFYGGCENIFDFRQKQPIVGWQDPFGPYFDTSSVWGPTRGREFYVGMRFRVP
- a CDS encoding heavy-metal-associated domain-containing protein; translation: MKYFNICIIALLFAFPANTFASSTNLIEKVAESTKTIKTKVKGVTCSSDLKTIANNVEGLEGVSSCKAVKSGPTSTFEITFDPAVVSEKQINAVIQNTSGCKNPNDRPYKVKQ
- a CDS encoding calcium-binding protein, with the protein product MEEEEIRISEIIQDSSLVVSTGTLIKYLEYIKKNVKLPLKVTGVAWDFLYSDYGADTPNGRQVFELIGFDNNVEQCSNLFAEVRSVASGKVFSLQLFEFQALDQASKEGQILADYSYWIENYI
- a CDS encoding YfhO family protein, which gives rise to MNWNKLWPHLLSVGAFLIITLIYFGPTLSGKELLQSDVIQFKGAAHESELYSKNGEEILWTNSSFGGMPNFMSSEQNLFQKVHVGIKALFPDSALLVFLGFVGFYILLVSFGVNPWLSFAGAAAYAFSTFSLISLEAGHINKVYDMVYMAPVLAGVFMTYRGKYWSGAAMTAFFLGMQVYYGHIQINYYLLYMILGIGIVELVKAIRSKQWAAFIKPSVFLVVAAMLAIGSNVVRLWSTANLAPSTTRGTSELTAKQHEGGGLDKDYVFAWSNGVIEPITTLIPYFYGGSSHESLSKDSETYQTLIKNQVPRAQADQFVNALPMYWGDQPFTAGPVYFGAIVVFLFVLGLFTIKGSLKWWAVVLALLSIFLSMGKNFPLLSDFFFYVVPLYNKFRSVTMILSIAQLIFPFLGVLAIQRFLDGQISKTDFIKGLKNTTIVVGGLCLLAIVASAMMSFRGPKDGSMGLPAWLITAIQDDRASLLRGDAFRSLILILLTGAGLWALAVEKLSVKIVTGGLCVLMLFDLVGVGLRYLNADDFKDVKAYTRQLFAPTPIDQQINTDKDPDFRVFNLATNTFNDGVTSYHHKSIGGYSAIKLGRYQELIEGQIAKNNMGVLNMLNTKYFIVPDQKTKQPQVQVNPQACGHAWFVPTVKIVANADAEMKALDNINPKQEAIVDQRFADVVKTDYKFDPASSIKLTEYHPMHMTYESNSSSEALAVFSEMYYQPGWSATIDGQETPHFRANYVLRAMMIPAGKHTIKFAFNPPSYAIGEPIGLVCSILTVLLIGFACFKEFKQPEAVAEEEGVLK